TATCGACCGGCTGACGGCCCTGCTCTTCACGGAACGGCGTCACCGGCACCGCGCCCTTTCCGTATGCTTCGAACGGCCCCAGGTAGTGTTTCAGCCCGGTCACCAGCGCAACGTGCGAACCTTTGAGTCGATCGCCCAGCGCGTCGATCACGTTGCGCACCATTCCGCCGTTGACGCGAATATTCTCTTTTTCCGTCTCCTGACGGGCCCAGACGCTGAAGAACAGCGCATCCGGTTTCTCCGATTTCAGGACCTCGCGCACGGCGTCGGCGTCCGTCAGATCCGCGGTCAGGCTGGTCACGCCCTCAGGCACCGCACCGCGTCCGCGGGACAGGCCGCTGACTTCCCAGCCCTCCTGCTGAAGTTTTTCTGCCAGTGCGCGACCGATAACGCCGCTGATGCCCACAATCAAAGCGTGCTTTTTCATTTGATTTCTCCTCGTTTTGCGTAATTCTAAGCCTAATAGAGAATTCAGTTCTTATCTCTGGCATTTATTCACAGCATTCTTAACCTGAGTTCATTAATCGATGCACGACCACCGCCTTAAGGATATTCTGCCGTTTGTTGCCAGCGTCGAATGTGGCAGCTTTACCGCCGCCGCTCAGCGCCTGCATGTGACCGGCTCGGCAATCAGTAAAAGCGTCAGCCGCCTGGAGACGCGCCTGAGCTCGAAGCTGCTGGAGCGCACTACCCGCAGCCTGAGCCTGACCGATGCGGGCAGCGCCTACTATCAGACCTGTCTGCGTATTCTGGAGGATCTGGCGGAAGCGGAAGCGGTGCTGGCGGCGCAGCGCACCATTCCATCCGGCCGATTGAAACTGGCCGTGCCGACGACCTATGGCCGCCTCAACGTCATGCCGCTGCTGGTACCCTTTTGCCAGCAGCATCCGGAACTGGCGATAAGCCTGAGCCTGTCGGACCGGTTTGTTGACCTGTTTGAAGAGGGTGTTGATGTGGCGGTACGGATCGGCGGCGCGCCGGATCTGCCTGCGTCGCTGGGCTGGCGTAACATGGGGCGTGAACAGATGCAGTTCTGTGCCTCCCCCGCCTATCTGGCCCGCAGCGGCCGCCCGCAGAGTGAGGCAGAATTATTAAAACATCCCGCCATCCTCTATGAGCGGGTGGATGGCAGCACCAAGCCCTGGCTGTTTACTACCGAGGATGGACAGCCGCACTGGCGCGAGATGCCTTACCGGCTGGCGCTGGGCGATGTGGATGCCCAGCTACAGGCGGTGCTGGCGGGGCTGGGGGTGGCGCAGATGCCCTCCTGGCTGATTCAGCGCGCCGTGGAGGCGGGCGATCTGGAGATCCTTCTGCCGCATCTGCAGCCTGATGGCCTGACCCTGAGCGTGGTGTGGCCACGCCGCAAACAGTTTCTGCCCAAAGTCGATGCGCTGCTGTCGGCACTGAACGAACTCGCTATTCGCTGAGACCCGCCCCCTCGCGCAGGGCGACCCTGCGCGTCCCGGTTAACCGACGCTGAGCGGAGAGTATCAGGCGATCGGCGCGCTACATGAGGCGGCGGCCAGGCCTCAGGGGGCGGTGATGACGATGGCGACGCGGCGGTTCTGCGCGCGCCCCTGTGCTGTGTTATTGCTGCTGACCGGCGCACTCATGCCCAGTCCACGGGTGACAATATTTCCAGGCGGTATCGCCGCACCTGCCGCCCACTGCGCGGCAACCGCGTCCGCACGTTTCAGCGACAGCTGCTGGTTGTAATCGGGTTTGCCGTAATTGTCGGTGTGCCCGTCGATACGGACATGCGTAATACCGGTCACGGCCAGGTTTTTCGCCATCCCCTGAATCGTCTGTTTACTGGCGGGCGTCAGTTCTGATTCATTGACCCCAAACAGGATTTTATCGGATAAGCCTAATCCCCAGCCTTCCATATTCTGGGTGAACCCGGCACTTCTCATTGCGGCGATTTGCGCCTCGCTGAAACGTTCTTTCGACTGACAGCCCGCCAGCGTCAGGGCAAGCAACAGCAGGGAAAGGTTTTTCTTCATATTTACGCCCTATTTTTCCGCTTGTTTTTGTACATATCCCTGTCGGCACGCTCAAGAATCGACGCCACCGTTTCACCCGGTTGTGACCAGGCGTAGCCAATGGTCACCGAGGTCGTCATCGGCATGCCTTCGATAATCAGAATCTTTTGCTGAGTGACGTCATGAATGCGCTGCATCAGCGCCTGCAGTTCCGCTTCGCCTGTCCGGCTGCAGACCAGCATGGCAAATTCGTCCCCGCCTAATCGCGCAACCAGATCCGGCTCTGCGGCCAGCGACTGGAGCCGCGATCCGGTCGCTTTTAAAACCTCATCCCCGGCGGCATGGCCCCAGTTGTCGTTAATGCTTTTAAAGCGATCGCCATCCAGAAACAGCAGCGCGAAGCGCGCACGATCCGGCGACGCAAGGAGCTGGGTCAGGCGCGCGGTGAAGGCGCTGCGATTGGCGAGCCCGGTCAGCGGATCGGTCAGCGCCTGCGCAGCCAGCGACCGGTTGTCACGGATCAGCGAAGCCTTGAGCGATTGCATCTCCCTCAGCAGCGAATTGAGGTCGTCTGAAAAGAGCTGAAACTCCCTGATCGGGCCGCCCGGAATGCGCCATGAGAAATCGCCGGAGTTAATCACATAGTGAATCGAGCTGGTGATGGTTCGCAGAGTCGCGATCATCCCCCGATGCAGAAACTCACTCAGCAGCAGCGAGATGATCAGCACGCAGAGCATCCCGATGGAGAGGATCATAAAGGAGTACTGTATGAAACTCTTCGCACCGGTGACGGTGCCTTCCAGCGTCAGGGTGCCCACGGCAACGTCAGCATGAATAATGTCAACGTTAAGCGGCTGGCGATAAATCCAGTCGCGCAGCAGCCGCGAATACCAGCCCGCCTCTTCCTGCTGTGCCTGCCACCGGGCCAGCACGGTATGATCCCGGGTGACCAGCGTCGCAGAAGCATAGAGGCCCTCATTCCCAAAGCGTTCTATTTTACTGCGCGCATCGTAGCTGTCGGCAAAAACGGTGGCCGCCGTTAAAGTGGTGCTTAAGGTTGAGCCGATCAGCTCGAGATTACACTTCTCGTAATTCTTAATAAAAAAGAGCGACGTTGATGAGAGCAGCAGCCAGCAGAGCAGTAATATTACCGCTGAATTGATGGTGCTTATTTTCCGCAGTTTATTGCGGATAGATGATTTATCGTGCCGGGATTCATCGAATTTCATCTTATTTTTTTCCCTCGCGGGAGAGCAGAAGAACATCCGGACTCACTCTGACCCCGCTGCGGGCCAGAGAGTCGAGATTAACGGCAAAGTGCGTATGGTCTGGCTGAAAGATCAGACAGAAAGCGGCGCCCAGCGTGCATTCCGCATTATTCTCGGCAAGGGTTAACACCCCTCGCCCCGTTAACTGCGCAATAAGCTCCACCTGCTGTTGCGGCGTCTCATCGCCGAAATAGAGGGCGTCGCATCGGTGCCTGGCAACATCACCGGCCGCCGCAAGATAAACGGTGGTAAATCCCGCGGGTGCAGAGCGGCTGTTTTCCGGCAATGAGAGATGGCGTGCCGACGGAAAAACACATAATTCTGGCGGATGCGTTAAACCGTTCCAGTGCGTGAAACTGATTATGCCGCTGACGATACGATTCGCCTGGTCATCTTTTAGTCCGGCGCGGGCCGC
This window of the Pantoea deleyi genome carries:
- a CDS encoding LysR family transcriptional regulator — its product is MHDHRLKDILPFVASVECGSFTAAAQRLHVTGSAISKSVSRLETRLSSKLLERTTRSLSLTDAGSAYYQTCLRILEDLAEAEAVLAAQRTIPSGRLKLAVPTTYGRLNVMPLLVPFCQQHPELAISLSLSDRFVDLFEEGVDVAVRIGGAPDLPASLGWRNMGREQMQFCASPAYLARSGRPQSEAELLKHPAILYERVDGSTKPWLFTTEDGQPHWREMPYRLALGDVDAQLQAVLAGLGVAQMPSWLIQRAVEAGDLEILLPHLQPDGLTLSVVWPRRKQFLPKVDALLSALNELAIR
- a CDS encoding OmpA family protein translates to MKKNLSLLLLALTLAGCQSKERFSEAQIAAMRSAGFTQNMEGWGLGLSDKILFGVNESELTPASKQTIQGMAKNLAVTGITHVRIDGHTDNYGKPDYNQQLSLKRADAVAAQWAAGAAIPPGNIVTRGLGMSAPVSSNNTAQGRAQNRRVAIVITAP
- a CDS encoding diguanylate cyclase domain-containing protein, with amino-acid sequence MKFDESRHDKSSIRNKLRKISTINSAVILLLCWLLLSSTSLFFIKNYEKCNLELIGSTLSTTLTAATVFADSYDARSKIERFGNEGLYASATLVTRDHTVLARWQAQQEEAGWYSRLLRDWIYRQPLNVDIIHADVAVGTLTLEGTVTGAKSFIQYSFMILSIGMLCVLIISLLLSEFLHRGMIATLRTITSSIHYVINSGDFSWRIPGGPIREFQLFSDDLNSLLREMQSLKASLIRDNRSLAAQALTDPLTGLANRSAFTARLTQLLASPDRARFALLFLDGDRFKSINDNWGHAAGDEVLKATGSRLQSLAAEPDLVARLGGDEFAMLVCSRTGEAELQALMQRIHDVTQQKILIIEGMPMTTSVTIGYAWSQPGETVASILERADRDMYKNKRKNRA
- a CDS encoding YfiR family protein: MTDNYVIHPEAGLPLLLRRICQIFVTLLILLAFHPPAARAGLKDDQANRIVSGIISFTHWNGLTHPPELCVFPSARHLSLPENSRSAPAGFTTVYLAAAGDVARHRCDALYFGDETPQQQVELIAQLTGRGVLTLAENNAECTLGAAFCLIFQPDHTHFAVNLDSLARSGVRVSPDVLLLSREGKK